One segment of Curtobacterium sp. MR_MD2014 DNA contains the following:
- a CDS encoding TetR/AcrR family transcriptional regulator — translation MTSTAPAIDSRRDVRERIVVGAAELLHDGGVDAVTTRAVAARAGVQAPTIYRLFGDKDGLLDAVAEHVMTVFSAEKAAMVDAAGADGTDPVEALRAGWDATIAFGLANPDLFVIMSDPRRGRGSPAVAAGLRVLEERLRRVAVAGRLLVGASEAVRLVHAAGTGAVLAILGEPEGRRDPALAETVWAAVEAQVVVPERDVVAGPDRALRTAASTLRAGVEELDRLTAAERAVLAEWLDRVAAGRRESDSGGA, via the coding sequence GTGACCAGTACCGCACCGGCGATCGACTCCCGTCGCGACGTCCGCGAGCGCATCGTGGTCGGCGCTGCGGAGCTCCTCCACGACGGCGGTGTCGACGCGGTGACGACGCGAGCGGTCGCCGCACGGGCAGGAGTGCAGGCGCCCACGATCTACCGGCTCTTCGGGGACAAGGACGGACTGCTCGACGCGGTCGCCGAGCACGTCATGACGGTGTTCAGCGCCGAGAAGGCCGCGATGGTCGACGCCGCCGGAGCGGACGGGACGGACCCGGTCGAGGCGCTCCGCGCGGGATGGGACGCGACCATCGCCTTCGGGCTCGCCAACCCCGACCTGTTCGTCATCATGAGCGACCCGCGTCGCGGGCGAGGGTCACCCGCCGTGGCGGCCGGGCTGCGTGTGCTCGAGGAACGGTTGCGACGGGTCGCGGTGGCCGGACGTCTCCTCGTCGGGGCGTCGGAGGCGGTCCGGCTGGTGCACGCGGCCGGTACCGGTGCCGTGCTCGCGATCCTGGGGGAACCGGAGGGCCGACGCGACCCTGCCCTGGCCGAGACGGTCTGGGCCGCGGTCGAGGCGCAGGTCGTCGTCCCCGAGCGCGACGTCGTCGCCGGTCCCGACCGGGCGCTCCGCACCGCGGCGTCGACCCTGCGCGCCGGCGTCGAGGAACTCGACCGACTGACGGCAGCCGAGCGCGCTGTCCTGGCGGAGTGGCTCGACCGCGTGGCGGCGGGGCGTCGGGAGTCCGACTCCGGAGGAGCCTGA
- a CDS encoding GNAT family N-acetyltransferase: MASNDAFDDRYDLREFAPTTDAEGAPTPETEAWMRAVGFGFHEAHPDAEGAARMASHFLEDQETFLGVYLRDPFPGSVDETWPAGTFTWFRKRLTWAEGAAIDTQAISAVTVRPTERRRGILRRMMTHALERGVAEGYAVASLTASEGTIYRRFGFGCAIRERAVTVRRERALPLLAPTTGTVAVVTPEWLAEGTGRAVFDRFDARTPGSMVRNAGTWPIVFGLRDGEGQPAKDVRAAVHRPDDSDEVDGYVTWRVKEGKGDTVLEIVDLVYANDAAYLSLWEFLLSIDLNDVVQYSRSRLDDPIVAALGDNRAYDVEHEEDHVWLRVLDVPAVLSSRPYAVDGSVTLAVSDAMGFASGTYRLDVTDGQGTVTRLSDGADGEADLRLDVADLGAVLIGSVSPVTLAAAGLVRAADPTAPALLRAMLTPARTPHGITYF, translated from the coding sequence GTGGCCAGCAACGACGCATTCGACGACCGCTACGACCTGCGCGAGTTCGCGCCGACGACCGACGCCGAGGGGGCGCCGACGCCGGAGACCGAGGCGTGGATGCGCGCCGTCGGGTTCGGGTTCCACGAAGCCCACCCCGACGCCGAGGGTGCCGCGCGGATGGCGTCGCACTTCCTGGAGGACCAGGAGACGTTCCTCGGCGTGTACCTGCGCGACCCGTTCCCGGGCTCGGTCGACGAGACGTGGCCGGCCGGGACCTTCACCTGGTTCCGCAAGCGCCTGACGTGGGCCGAGGGCGCCGCGATCGACACGCAGGCGATCTCGGCCGTGACGGTCCGGCCGACCGAGCGTCGGCGCGGGATCCTCCGCCGCATGATGACGCACGCGCTCGAGCGCGGCGTCGCCGAGGGCTACGCCGTCGCGTCCCTCACCGCGTCCGAGGGCACCATCTACCGCCGCTTCGGCTTCGGCTGCGCGATCCGTGAGCGGGCGGTGACCGTCCGCCGCGAGCGGGCACTGCCGCTGCTCGCGCCGACCACCGGCACCGTCGCGGTCGTCACGCCGGAGTGGCTCGCCGAGGGCACCGGGCGCGCCGTGTTCGACCGGTTCGACGCACGCACCCCGGGCTCGATGGTCCGGAACGCCGGCACGTGGCCGATCGTGTTCGGGCTCCGCGACGGCGAGGGCCAGCCCGCGAAGGACGTCCGCGCCGCGGTGCACCGCCCCGACGACTCCGACGAGGTCGACGGCTACGTGACCTGGCGCGTGAAGGAGGGCAAGGGCGACACCGTCCTCGAGATCGTCGACCTGGTCTACGCGAACGATGCCGCGTACCTGTCGCTCTGGGAGTTCCTGCTCTCGATCGACCTGAACGACGTGGTGCAGTACAGCCGCTCGCGGCTCGACGACCCGATCGTCGCGGCCCTCGGCGACAACCGCGCCTACGACGTCGAGCACGAGGAGGACCACGTCTGGCTCCGGGTGCTCGACGTGCCGGCGGTGCTCAGCAGCCGGCCGTACGCGGTCGACGGTTCGGTGACGCTCGCCGTCTCCGACGCGATGGGGTTCGCGTCGGGCACCTACCGGCTCGACGTCACCGACGGGCAGGGCACGGTGACGCGCCTGTCCGACGGCGCCGACGGCGAGGCCGACCTGCGGCTCGACGTGGCTGACCTCGGCGCGGTGCTCATCGGCTCGGTGTCCCCGGTCACCCTCGCCGCGGCCGGACTCGTGCGTGCGGCGGACCCGACGGCGCCCGCGCTGCTCCGGGCGATGCTCACGCCGGCCCGCACGCCGCACGGGATCACGTACTTCTAG
- a CDS encoding ABC transporter permease, with the protein MSRLGTVVRFEFVRAVKKPAFWIGTLALPIVVVLVSVLVGVGQAAGSDSISSSASAAKTSFRYVDHSGLVSARVAAEWGGSPSDDPAADRAAVRAGTLELFVEYPEKPSAQAIRLDAADRGLFENGGYSSLAERVLERSVAASVGDDEAVALLRAPPSTDLTTYADGRVAPGWLSIVPPLLYALAFFGIVILLATRMVTVVVEEKENRISEMILTAVTAGDLIRGKVLAMLLVGLVQVGVVVLPGLAVALVALPLVASRLGGLTVDPWRMVVGALLLVGGVLLACGLFVAVGAAVPSIKDASTLQSAAIFALIIPLYAAFFVMTTPSSPVAAFFTYFPTFTPITAMVRNAVGSLSVVESVVCIVEVFAVAAVLLWFAEYLFRHSVAQYGSKVTVRQIAGWRRGRARAR; encoded by the coding sequence GTGAGTCGGCTCGGGACGGTCGTGCGCTTCGAGTTCGTCCGCGCCGTCAAGAAGCCCGCGTTCTGGATCGGCACCCTCGCGCTCCCGATCGTCGTCGTCCTGGTCTCGGTGCTCGTCGGCGTCGGACAGGCGGCCGGCTCCGACTCGATCTCGTCGAGCGCCTCGGCGGCGAAGACCTCGTTCCGGTACGTCGACCACTCGGGCCTGGTGTCGGCGCGGGTCGCGGCCGAGTGGGGCGGGTCGCCGTCCGACGACCCGGCCGCCGACCGCGCGGCCGTCCGGGCGGGCACGCTCGAGCTCTTCGTCGAGTACCCGGAGAAGCCGTCGGCGCAGGCGATCCGGCTGGATGCCGCCGACCGCGGACTGTTCGAGAACGGTGGCTACTCCTCGCTCGCCGAGCGGGTGCTGGAACGCAGCGTCGCGGCCTCGGTCGGTGACGACGAGGCCGTCGCGCTCCTCCGCGCCCCGCCGTCGACCGACCTGACCACGTACGCCGACGGCCGCGTCGCACCGGGCTGGCTGTCGATCGTCCCGCCGCTGCTCTACGCCCTCGCGTTCTTCGGCATCGTGATCCTGCTCGCGACCCGCATGGTGACGGTGGTCGTCGAGGAGAAGGAGAACCGCATCTCCGAGATGATCCTGACCGCGGTGACGGCCGGTGACCTGATCCGGGGCAAGGTCCTCGCCATGTTGCTCGTCGGGCTCGTGCAGGTCGGGGTCGTCGTGCTGCCGGGGCTCGCGGTCGCCCTGGTCGCACTGCCCCTCGTCGCGTCGCGGCTCGGCGGCCTGACGGTGGACCCGTGGCGGATGGTCGTCGGTGCGCTGCTGCTCGTCGGCGGGGTGCTGCTCGCCTGCGGGCTCTTCGTCGCCGTCGGCGCTGCGGTGCCCTCGATCAAGGACGCCTCGACGCTGCAGTCCGCCGCGATCTTCGCCCTGATCATCCCGCTCTACGCGGCGTTCTTCGTGATGACGACGCCGTCGTCGCCGGTGGCGGCGTTCTTCACGTACTTCCCCACCTTCACGCCGATCACCGCCATGGTCCGGAACGCCGTCGGATCGCTGTCCGTCGTCGAGTCCGTCGTCTGCATCGTCGAGGTGTTCGCCGTGGCCGCGGTGCTGCTCTGGTTCGCCGAGTACCTGTTCCGCCACTCGGTGGCGCAGTACGGGTCGAAGGTCACGGTGCGGCAGATCGCCGGCTGGCGCCGGGGCCGAGCCCGGGCACGCTGA
- the pnuC gene encoding nicotinamide riboside transporter PnuC, with protein MGIVRWLFDAQLVIGDQTVLWREVIGNVFGLLSALGGMRRRVWAWPVGILGNALLFTVFMGALFDTPNPVNLLGQAGRQVMFIVVSVYGWYRWTHRADEATTVVEPRWASWSTRGLLVLALVGGTAVLTPVFRALGSYEPVWSDAWIFVGSVLATYGMAKGWVEFWLIWVAVDLVGVPLLFSAGYYASGLMYVFYGAFTLTGFFVWVQQGRKPSAAPVTVG; from the coding sequence ATGGGCATCGTGCGGTGGTTGTTCGACGCGCAGCTCGTCATCGGCGACCAGACCGTGCTCTGGCGCGAGGTGATCGGCAACGTGTTCGGGCTGCTCAGTGCGCTCGGCGGGATGCGTCGCAGGGTCTGGGCGTGGCCGGTGGGGATCCTCGGGAACGCCCTGCTCTTCACGGTGTTCATGGGTGCGCTCTTCGACACTCCGAACCCGGTGAACCTGCTCGGCCAGGCCGGCCGACAGGTCATGTTCATCGTCGTCAGCGTCTACGGGTGGTACCGGTGGACGCACCGCGCGGACGAGGCGACGACCGTCGTCGAGCCGCGGTGGGCCTCCTGGTCGACCCGGGGGCTGCTGGTGCTGGCGCTGGTGGGCGGCACCGCCGTCCTGACACCCGTGTTCCGGGCCCTCGGCTCGTACGAGCCGGTCTGGAGCGACGCCTGGATCTTCGTCGGGTCCGTGCTGGCGACGTACGGCATGGCGAAGGGCTGGGTCGAGTTCTGGCTGATCTGGGTCGCGGTCGACCTGGTCGGGGTGCCGCTGCTCTTCTCGGCCGGCTACTACGCGTCCGGGCTGATGTACGTCTTCTACGGCGCCTTCACCCTGACCGGGTTCTTCGTCTGGGTACAGCAGGGGCGCAAGCCGTCGGCGGCGCCGGTGACGGTGGGCTGA
- a CDS encoding TetR/AcrR family transcriptional regulator → MGRRDDLADAAVRLVARGGARSLTHRGVDTEAGVPPGSTTYYASTRHALLALVAARITEQLASDVAGLQLPEDPDDASVVAVATGFLDALAARGDAQAARLALLVELRDDPGLRAPLTGADPARDDLVRAARTLLDGIGVVDPDGSARDLVGIVDALLLYRVGAVAAVDPNAVLTAYVAGLPRR, encoded by the coding sequence TTGGGACGACGCGACGACCTCGCCGACGCGGCGGTCCGCCTCGTGGCGCGCGGCGGCGCGCGGTCGCTCACCCACCGCGGCGTCGACACCGAGGCAGGGGTCCCGCCCGGGTCGACGACGTACTACGCGTCGACCCGGCACGCACTGCTCGCGCTGGTGGCGGCGCGGATCACCGAGCAGCTGGCGTCCGACGTCGCCGGACTCCAGCTGCCGGAGGACCCGGACGACGCCTCGGTCGTCGCGGTCGCCACCGGGTTCCTCGACGCACTCGCTGCTCGCGGCGATGCACAGGCCGCCCGGCTCGCGCTCCTCGTCGAACTGCGCGACGACCCCGGACTGCGTGCTCCCCTGACCGGCGCCGACCCGGCGCGTGACGACCTCGTCCGAGCGGCACGGACCCTGCTCGACGGCATCGGCGTCGTGGACCCGGACGGCTCCGCACGGGACCTCGTCGGGATCGTCGACGCCCTGCTGCTCTACCGGGTCGGCGCGGTCGCCGCCGTCGATCCGAACGCGGTGCTCACGGCCTACGTCGCCGGGCTCCCGCGGAGGTGA
- a CDS encoding TetR/AcrR family transcriptional regulator — MADMHGGSVEGDASLAERIVRGAIRAYRLHPFHEVDAGTVAETCGVDRTVVDRLFPTWDGLLLVVYDRWLQLRGSRRSSVPRCTLEHVRMTLAEDVADPGLVRVLAGVVTLAASERDFAGFFRKRFEEYVEELTVGLQRDVDAGLETIGIPAHQAATQLLAVYEGLQLQMLVRPYLDVLVEYDRAVHTLRHGWREPEAVAWDVDEALVRG, encoded by the coding sequence ATGGCAGACATGCACGGCGGGTCCGTCGAGGGCGACGCGTCGCTGGCCGAGCGGATCGTGCGCGGGGCGATCCGGGCCTACCGGCTGCACCCGTTCCACGAGGTCGACGCCGGTACGGTCGCCGAGACCTGCGGCGTGGACCGCACGGTCGTCGACCGGCTCTTCCCGACCTGGGACGGACTGCTCCTGGTGGTCTACGACCGCTGGCTGCAGCTCCGCGGATCCCGCCGGTCGTCGGTGCCGCGGTGCACGCTCGAGCACGTGCGGATGACCCTGGCCGAGGACGTCGCCGACCCCGGTCTCGTCCGGGTGCTCGCGGGCGTCGTGACCCTCGCCGCGTCCGAACGGGACTTCGCCGGCTTCTTCCGCAAGCGCTTCGAGGAGTACGTCGAGGAGCTCACCGTCGGGCTGCAGCGCGACGTCGACGCCGGTCTGGAGACCATCGGCATCCCCGCCCACCAGGCCGCGACGCAGTTGCTCGCGGTCTACGAGGGACTCCAGCTGCAGATGCTCGTCCGGCCGTACCTCGACGTCCTGGTCGAGTACGACCGTGCCGTGCACACGCTCCGGCACGGCTGGCGTGAGCCCGAAGCCGTGGCCTGGGACGTGGACGAGGCGCTCGTCCGCGGCTGA
- a CDS encoding aminoglycoside phosphotransferase family protein — translation MWPTEQDWRASVPRLLARAVERWDLRPGEPYAGGSVSHVVRVRLPDGGDAVLKLSLPHREAEHEAAALGWWDGAGAVRLLAVDPDDPFVLLLERCEPGTRLVQRDDVPAEERLRTAGGLLTRLWATGIPDDHPFESVADVAAEWAALAEARMLELAPPFDPGLVRRGTDLLRTLPRDAPRSVVVHGDANPGNVLAAVREPWLVIDPKPMVGDPAYDLSPVLVQVGDPFRTGDPLRAVRHRVAVLSDTTGQSPDRIAAWCTARLVESALWSVSRGALGDGVDAMARAAVVDGLGA, via the coding sequence ATGTGGCCGACCGAGCAGGACTGGCGTGCGTCCGTCCCGCGTCTGCTCGCCCGCGCGGTCGAGCGCTGGGACCTGCGCCCCGGCGAGCCGTACGCGGGCGGCAGCGTCTCGCACGTCGTCCGAGTGCGGCTGCCCGACGGCGGCGATGCCGTCCTCAAGCTGTCCCTGCCGCACCGCGAGGCCGAGCACGAGGCAGCAGCGCTCGGGTGGTGGGACGGCGCCGGGGCGGTCCGCCTGCTCGCCGTGGACCCGGACGACCCCTTCGTGCTGCTGCTCGAGCGCTGCGAGCCCGGCACCCGCCTCGTGCAGCGTGACGACGTGCCGGCCGAGGAGCGCCTGCGCACCGCGGGTGGTCTGCTCACGCGGCTCTGGGCGACCGGGATCCCGGACGACCACCCGTTCGAGTCCGTCGCCGACGTCGCCGCGGAGTGGGCGGCGCTCGCCGAAGCCCGGATGCTCGAGCTCGCGCCACCCTTCGACCCCGGACTCGTGCGCCGCGGCACCGACCTGCTCCGCACCCTGCCCCGCGACGCCCCACGGTCGGTGGTCGTGCACGGGGACGCGAACCCCGGCAACGTGCTCGCGGCGGTCCGGGAGCCGTGGCTCGTCATCGACCCGAAGCCGATGGTCGGCGATCCGGCCTACGACCTGAGCCCGGTGCTCGTGCAGGTCGGCGACCCCTTCCGCACGGGCGACCCCCTGCGCGCCGTCCGGCACCGGGTCGCCGTGCTGTCGGACACGACCGGCCAGTCCCCGGACCGCATCGCCGCCTGGTGCACCGCGCGGCTGGTCGAGTCCGCCCTCTGGTCGGTGAGCAGGGGAGCGCTCGGCGACGGTGTCGACGCGATGGCCCGTGCTGCGGTGGTCGACGGGCTCGGCGCCTGA
- a CDS encoding ABC transporter permease, with translation MSTVRFLAVRILGAVVVLFVVAAITYALFMLLPTNPARAICDKPCTPERLADVQAFLGTDKPWFAQFGAYLAGIFAGRTFGSGASTITCAAPCFGYSFQLHDSVTNLIASRLPVTASIAVGAAVLWLVAGVAGGTVSALKRGTLADRAVMTVAVAGVSSPAYLIGLLAILLFGFTLGWLPTSGYVPFVEDPVGWVTHLVLPWCVLAFISAAIYARLTRGEMLESMSQDFVRTARAKGLRERQVVVRHGLRTAILPVVTLFGLDLGSLLGGAVITEKVFSMQGLGALLIDAVHTLDLQVVVGFTVFSALLIVTANVIVDVVYAFVDPRVRRRA, from the coding sequence ATGAGCACCGTCCGCTTCCTGGCCGTCCGGATCCTCGGCGCCGTCGTCGTGCTGTTCGTCGTCGCGGCGATCACCTACGCGCTGTTCATGCTGCTGCCCACGAACCCGGCCCGGGCGATCTGCGACAAGCCGTGCACGCCCGAGCGGCTCGCTGACGTGCAGGCGTTCCTCGGCACCGACAAGCCGTGGTTCGCGCAGTTCGGGGCGTACCTCGCCGGCATCTTCGCCGGCCGCACCTTCGGTTCCGGAGCCTCCACGATCACGTGCGCGGCACCGTGCTTCGGGTACTCGTTCCAGCTGCACGACAGCGTCACGAACCTCATCGCGTCGCGCCTGCCCGTGACCGCGTCGATCGCCGTCGGGGCGGCCGTGCTGTGGCTCGTCGCCGGTGTGGCGGGCGGCACGGTGTCCGCGCTCAAGCGGGGGACGCTGGCCGACCGCGCCGTCATGACGGTCGCCGTCGCCGGGGTGTCCTCGCCCGCGTACCTGATCGGGCTGCTCGCGATCCTGCTGTTCGGGTTCACCCTCGGCTGGCTGCCCACGAGCGGGTACGTGCCGTTCGTCGAGGACCCGGTCGGGTGGGTGACGCACCTGGTGCTGCCGTGGTGCGTGCTCGCCTTCATCAGCGCGGCCATCTACGCGCGGCTGACCCGCGGCGAGATGCTCGAGTCGATGTCGCAGGACTTCGTCCGGACCGCGCGTGCGAAGGGCCTGCGGGAGCGGCAGGTCGTCGTGCGGCACGGACTCCGGACCGCGATCCTGCCCGTGGTGACGCTGTTCGGGCTCGACCTCGGGTCGCTGCTCGGCGGCGCGGTCATCACCGAGAAGGTGTTCTCGATGCAGGGCCTCGGAGCGCTGCTCATCGACGCGGTGCACACCCTCGACCTGCAGGTGGTCGTCGGCTTCACGGTGTTCTCGGCGCTGCTCATCGTCACCGCGAACGTGATCGTGGACGTCGTCTACGCGTTCGTCGACCCACGGGTGCGTCGCCGGGCGTAG
- a CDS encoding cryptochrome/photolyase family protein, which translates to MAPDHGSTDAGSTDRTRLVLPGQYGPLFDDGGPALVVEAREFFTARPMHRAKAHLWLSALRHRVRELGDRAEHVQVEGLKDALVGRDDLDVVDPPSRTLRAQVRHWGRGTEILPSRGFITDEAEFAEWAAERTGRFRMETHYERVRRREGWLMHSDEPIGGRFSLDDQNREPPPRGATTLGLPDPWWPTEDEIDDEVRHDLDRWEHDGLVRFVGRDDTRRFAVTADEARQALDDFVQVRLGDFGPFEDATLTNDWTMAHSLLSVPMNLGVLDPFEVVEAALTAHRDHDAPLASVEGFVRQVAGWRDYVWHLYWWFGDDYGAEENALGAHERLPRWWQELDASEIDAVCLSTAMEGLHDHGWLHHIQRLMVLGNWALQRGYDPVHLTEWFTDVFVDGTDWVMPANIIGMSQHADGGMVATKPYASGGRYIDRMSDHCGGCRYDPTKRLGEDACPFTAGYWAFLSRTEPALRENNRMARPLQQMRKLADLDEVVDQEARRGTP; encoded by the coding sequence ATGGCACCCGACCACGGCAGCACCGACGCCGGCAGCACCGACCGCACCCGGCTCGTCCTCCCGGGGCAGTACGGACCGCTGTTCGACGACGGCGGCCCCGCGCTGGTGGTCGAGGCGCGCGAGTTCTTCACCGCCCGACCGATGCACCGGGCGAAGGCACACCTCTGGTTGAGCGCCCTCCGCCACCGGGTGCGGGAGCTCGGCGACCGGGCCGAGCACGTGCAGGTCGAGGGTCTCAAGGACGCCCTGGTCGGCCGGGACGACCTCGACGTGGTCGACCCGCCCTCCCGCACCCTGCGCGCGCAGGTCCGGCACTGGGGCCGTGGCACCGAGATCCTGCCGAGCCGCGGCTTCATCACCGACGAGGCCGAGTTCGCCGAGTGGGCCGCCGAGCGCACCGGCCGCTTCCGGATGGAGACCCACTACGAGCGGGTCCGCCGCCGCGAGGGCTGGCTCATGCACTCGGACGAGCCGATCGGCGGGAGGTTCAGCCTGGACGACCAGAACCGGGAACCACCGCCCAGGGGAGCGACCACGCTCGGGCTGCCCGATCCGTGGTGGCCGACCGAGGACGAGATCGACGACGAGGTCCGCCACGACCTCGACCGCTGGGAACACGACGGCCTCGTCCGCTTCGTCGGCAGGGACGACACCCGCCGCTTCGCCGTGACCGCCGACGAGGCCCGGCAGGCCCTCGACGACTTCGTGCAGGTCCGGCTCGGGGACTTCGGGCCGTTCGAGGACGCCACGCTGACGAACGACTGGACCATGGCGCACTCGCTGCTCAGCGTGCCGATGAACCTCGGCGTGCTCGACCCGTTCGAGGTCGTCGAGGCAGCCCTCACCGCGCACCGCGACCACGACGCCCCGCTCGCGAGCGTCGAGGGCTTCGTCCGCCAGGTCGCGGGCTGGCGCGACTACGTCTGGCACCTCTACTGGTGGTTCGGCGACGACTACGGCGCCGAGGAGAACGCCCTCGGCGCACACGAGCGGCTCCCCCGCTGGTGGCAGGAGCTCGACGCGTCCGAGATCGACGCGGTCTGCCTGTCCACCGCGATGGAGGGTCTGCACGACCACGGCTGGCTGCACCACATCCAACGGCTCATGGTGCTCGGCAACTGGGCCCTGCAGCGGGGCTACGACCCGGTCCACCTGACGGAGTGGTTCACCGACGTGTTCGTCGACGGCACCGACTGGGTGATGCCCGCGAACATCATCGGGATGTCGCAGCACGCGGACGGCGGGATGGTCGCGACGAAGCCGTACGCCTCCGGTGGCCGCTACATCGACCGGATGTCGGACCACTGCGGCGGCTGCCGCTACGACCCGACGAAGCGGCTCGGCGAGGACGCGTGTCCCTTCACCGCCGGCTACTGGGCGTTCCTGTCGCGCACCGAGCCCGCGCTGCGGGAGAACAACCGGATGGCGCGGCCGCTGCAGCAGATGCGGAAGCTGGCGGACCTCGACGAGGTGGTGGACCAGGAGGCGCGGCGCGGCACGCCCTGA
- a CDS encoding ABC transporter permease: MTANVVDRPVSASAGRTTGFRAVVRRVRQDRWAVAAAIVIAVFVVVAIAAPLIAAATGRNPYSYDVDALNDFGAPRGAAGGVSGEHWFGVEPLTGRDLFAIVTYGARTSLGIGLAATAMSIVIGVLVGVTTGFLGGWYDRVLSRVVDVIFGFPSLVFMIALTAVVPTSFPKPLLVVLVIGFFGWPSVARVVRGQTLSLVSRNYVVASTAMGAGRWHVTRKQLLPNLAATITVYATISIPSMIGAEAALSFLAVGVNPPTPSWGRSIGDAIGWVQTDPMYLVFPGAALFLITLAFNVLGDALRDALDPRGGDR; this comes from the coding sequence GTGACCGCGAACGTCGTCGACCGGCCCGTCTCCGCCTCGGCCGGTCGGACCACCGGGTTCCGCGCCGTGGTGCGCCGGGTCCGTCAGGACCGCTGGGCCGTGGCCGCCGCGATCGTCATCGCGGTGTTCGTCGTCGTGGCGATCGCCGCACCGCTCATCGCCGCCGCCACCGGGCGGAACCCGTACAGCTACGACGTCGACGCACTGAACGACTTCGGGGCTCCCCGCGGTGCTGCCGGCGGCGTGAGCGGCGAGCACTGGTTCGGCGTCGAGCCGCTGACCGGGCGGGACCTGTTCGCCATCGTGACCTACGGCGCACGGACCTCGCTCGGCATCGGGCTCGCCGCGACCGCGATGTCGATCGTGATCGGGGTGCTCGTCGGTGTCACCACCGGGTTCCTCGGCGGCTGGTACGACCGGGTGCTCTCGCGCGTGGTCGACGTGATCTTCGGGTTCCCGTCCCTGGTCTTCATGATCGCGCTCACCGCGGTCGTGCCGACCTCGTTCCCGAAGCCGCTGCTCGTCGTGCTCGTGATCGGGTTCTTCGGGTGGCCCTCCGTCGCCCGCGTCGTGCGCGGGCAGACGCTCTCGCTCGTGAGCCGGAACTACGTCGTCGCCTCGACCGCGATGGGTGCGGGGCGCTGGCACGTCACCCGCAAGCAGCTCCTGCCGAACCTCGCCGCGACGATCACCGTCTACGCGACCATCTCGATCCCGTCGATGATCGGCGCCGAGGCCGCGCTGTCCTTCCTGGCCGTCGGGGTCAACCCGCCGACGCCGTCGTGGGGCCGCAGCATCGGCGACGCGATCGGCTGGGTGCAGACCGATCCGATGTACCTCGTCTTCCCCGGAGCCGCACTGTTCCTCATCACCCTGGCCTTCAACGTGCTCGGTGACGCCCTGCGCGACGCCCTCGACCCGCGCGGGGGCGACCGATGA
- a CDS encoding NmrA family NAD(P)-binding protein, with protein sequence MITITGATGALNGATADHLLDHLPASRLTVVTRDPARTARFAERGVTVRHGDYDDPAGLVEAFAGSDRLLLVSSNDPGGDTVRQHRNAVQAAASAGVGHVFYTSHQGAGAASPFVPAQHHAATEDLLAESGLRWTSLRNGFYAHSLQWLLGPWPETGTVALPADGPVSWTAREDAAEAAAALLLQETPAEGPVTVTATAAPTFGELTDRLAERVGRDVGFRLVDAEQWVGGAVAAGQDERMVRFLLGMYEAAAGGWFAGTDPTLRTLLGREPRSADDALDAVVAGTR encoded by the coding sequence ATGATCACGATCACCGGAGCGACCGGCGCACTCAACGGCGCCACCGCCGACCACCTCCTCGACCACCTCCCGGCATCCCGGCTCACGGTGGTGACACGGGACCCCGCACGCACCGCGCGGTTCGCCGAGCGCGGCGTGACGGTGCGTCACGGCGACTACGACGACCCGGCGGGCCTGGTCGAGGCCTTCGCCGGCTCGGACCGCCTGCTGCTCGTCTCGTCGAACGACCCGGGAGGGGACACCGTCCGGCAGCACCGGAACGCCGTGCAGGCCGCGGCGAGCGCCGGCGTCGGACACGTCTTCTACACGAGCCACCAGGGCGCGGGAGCGGCGTCCCCGTTCGTGCCGGCACAGCACCACGCCGCCACCGAGGACCTGCTCGCCGAGTCGGGCCTCCGGTGGACCTCGCTCCGGAACGGCTTCTACGCCCACAGCCTGCAGTGGCTGCTGGGGCCGTGGCCGGAGACGGGGACGGTCGCCCTGCCGGCAGACGGACCGGTGTCCTGGACCGCCCGTGAGGACGCAGCCGAGGCGGCCGCCGCCCTGCTGCTGCAGGAGACGCCGGCCGAGGGACCGGTGACCGTCACCGCGACCGCGGCACCGACCTTCGGGGAGCTCACGGACCGGCTGGCCGAGCGCGTCGGTCGCGACGTCGGCTTCCGGCTCGTCGACGCGGAACAGTGGGTCGGCGGCGCCGTCGCGGCGGGGCAGGACGAACGCATGGTCCGGTTCCTGCTCGGCATGTACGAGGCAGCGGCCGGAGGGTGGTTCGCGGGGACGGACCCGACGCTCCGGACGCTGCTCGGCCGCGAGCCGAGGTCTGCGGACGACGCACTCGACGCCGTCGTCGCCGGCACGCGCTGA